The following coding sequences are from one Candidatus Nitrohelix vancouverensis window:
- the csrA gene encoding carbon storage regulator CsrA, which translates to MLVLTRKVGESIKINEDIKITVIEVKGKNIRLGIEAPKETKIYREEVFIKIRQENESAASSRKFDLGQISQLIKKR; encoded by the coding sequence ATGCTGGTGCTCACCCGAAAAGTTGGCGAGAGTATAAAAATTAATGAAGATATCAAAATTACCGTTATAGAAGTAAAGGGTAAAAACATTCGTCTGGGCATTGAGGCTCCGAAAGAGACCAAAATCTACCGCGAAGAGGTTTTCATTAAAATCAGGCAGGAAAATGAATCTGCCGCGTCGTCCCGGAAATTCGATCTGGGACAGATCTCCCAATTGATTAAAAAGAGATAA
- a CDS encoding methionine repressor-like protein translates to MTRWNLSIPEETDRAVRSFLARRGGKKGDLSKFANDAVRKEILRQTVMDIQEQNADLSEQEAVDLAQEAVAWTRAHRS, encoded by the coding sequence ATGACCCGTTGGAATTTGAGCATTCCTGAAGAAACCGACCGCGCTGTTCGTTCTTTTCTGGCTCGTAGGGGCGGCAAGAAAGGCGATCTTTCAAAATTCGCCAATGATGCGGTGCGCAAAGAAATTCTGCGCCAAACGGTGATGGATATTCAGGAACAAAACGCCGACCTGAGCGAACAAGAAGCCGTCGATCTGGCGCAAGAAGCGGTGGCATGGACTCGTGCGCATCGTTCTTGA
- a CDS encoding MMPL family transporter, with the protein MAKDLYQGIVDRPWRVILLVLLLVGLAGSGGRFLDFSTNYRVFFSEDNPQLKAFDRLQNTFTKNDNAMIAIAPKDGNVFTPETLALVEEVTKQAWQIPYSTRVDSISNFQHTWADGDDLVVEDLVSGAADYSEADLKRVKEIALNEPLLLNRLITEKSDVTAINVTVNLPEKSLSETPEVIAFVRGMADDIRANHPNVDVYLTGVAFMNNAFDEAGQGDMKTLAPIMYVLIIFILIASIRSFWGTLGTVVIMSASIFTAMGLAGWMGILLTPIAANAPTIILTLAVADSVHLLITLFHEMRAGRSRKESIVESLRVNHAPIFITSVTTAIGFLSLNFSDSPPFRDLGNIVAIGVIAAYALSVTLLPAMMSIFPARARQRAESKALVMDRLADFVIAKRKPLFWGILIAIIAISSQTTRIEIDERFNEYFDHRYQFRADNDFVIENLTGFESIEYSLSAGESGGIANPEYLKTLEAFSDWYRQQPNVMYVGTLTDVMKRLNKNMHGDDPAYYKLPEERDLAAQYLLLYELSLPFGLDLNNQINVDKSSTRLTAVVNSISTGEALELEARAQDWLEEHGLESMRSHGASPLIMFSHIAFRNSQSMLWGVVTALILISGVLVFALRSFKFGLISIVPNLVPIFITFGLWGLGFQQIGLAISVATPVAMGIIVDDTVHFLSKYLRARREQGKSPQDAVRYSFHTVGTALWVTSLALTAGFLALTFSGFTMNVHLGMLTTISIVSALAADFFFLPALLIKLEETHHEQTA; encoded by the coding sequence ATGGCTAAGGATTTGTATCAAGGCATCGTCGACCGACCCTGGAGGGTGATTCTTCTCGTGCTTCTGCTGGTCGGGCTGGCAGGCTCGGGCGGTCGCTTTCTGGATTTCTCCACCAACTACCGGGTCTTTTTCAGCGAGGACAACCCTCAGTTGAAGGCCTTCGACCGCCTGCAGAACACTTTCACCAAAAACGACAACGCGATGATCGCCATCGCCCCGAAAGACGGCAATGTGTTCACGCCCGAAACGCTGGCGCTGGTCGAAGAGGTCACCAAACAGGCCTGGCAGATTCCCTATTCCACGCGCGTCGACTCCATCAGCAATTTCCAGCACACCTGGGCGGACGGCGACGATCTGGTGGTCGAAGACCTGGTCTCCGGCGCCGCCGACTATAGCGAAGCCGATCTCAAGCGGGTGAAGGAAATCGCGCTCAACGAACCTTTGCTCCTGAACCGGCTCATCACCGAAAAAAGCGACGTGACGGCGATCAACGTCACCGTCAACCTGCCGGAAAAATCCCTTTCTGAAACGCCGGAGGTCATCGCCTTCGTGCGCGGCATGGCGGACGATATCCGCGCCAATCACCCGAATGTGGACGTTTACCTCACTGGCGTGGCCTTCATGAACAACGCCTTCGACGAGGCGGGGCAAGGGGATATGAAGACCCTGGCGCCGATCATGTATGTGTTGATCATTTTCATTCTGATCGCGTCGATCCGTTCCTTCTGGGGCACGCTGGGCACGGTTGTCATCATGAGCGCGTCGATCTTCACGGCGATGGGCCTGGCGGGCTGGATGGGCATATTGCTCACGCCGATTGCGGCCAACGCGCCGACCATCATACTGACTCTGGCGGTCGCCGACAGCGTGCATCTGCTCATCACCCTGTTTCATGAAATGCGCGCCGGACGTTCGCGCAAGGAGTCGATCGTTGAATCGCTTCGCGTGAACCATGCGCCGATCTTCATCACCAGCGTCACCACCGCCATCGGATTCCTCAGCCTGAACTTCAGCGACTCGCCGCCGTTTCGCGATCTGGGCAACATCGTGGCGATTGGCGTGATCGCCGCTTACGCCTTGTCGGTCACGCTTCTGCCCGCGATGATGTCGATCTTCCCGGCTCGCGCCAGACAACGCGCAGAGTCGAAGGCGCTGGTCATGGATCGCCTCGCCGATTTTGTCATCGCCAAGCGCAAACCGTTGTTCTGGGGCATTCTGATCGCCATCATTGCGATTTCATCGCAGACCACGCGCATCGAAATCGACGAGCGTTTCAATGAATACTTCGACCACCGCTACCAGTTCCGCGCCGACAACGATTTTGTGATCGAAAACCTCACCGGCTTTGAGTCCATCGAATATTCCCTCAGCGCGGGCGAGTCTGGCGGCATTGCAAACCCCGAGTACTTGAAAACGCTGGAGGCTTTTTCCGACTGGTACCGCCAGCAACCCAACGTGATGTATGTCGGAACGCTGACCGACGTGATGAAGCGCCTGAACAAGAACATGCACGGCGACGACCCGGCCTATTACAAATTGCCGGAAGAGCGTGATCTCGCCGCGCAGTATCTGCTCTTGTATGAATTGTCCCTGCCCTTCGGGCTGGACCTGAACAATCAGATCAATGTAGACAAGTCGTCCACGCGCCTCACCGCCGTCGTCAACAGCATTTCCACCGGCGAAGCGCTGGAACTGGAAGCGCGCGCTCAAGACTGGCTGGAAGAACACGGGCTGGAGAGCATGCGGTCGCATGGCGCCAGTCCGCTCATCATGTTCTCCCACATCGCTTTTCGCAATTCGCAGAGCATGTTGTGGGGCGTGGTGACGGCGCTCATCCTCATTTCCGGCGTGCTGGTCTTCGCATTGAGGAGTTTCAAATTCGGACTCATCAGCATCGTTCCCAATCTGGTTCCCATCTTCATCACCTTTGGCCTGTGGGGATTGGGATTTCAGCAGATCGGCCTTGCCATCTCCGTCGCCACGCCGGTGGCGATGGGCATCATCGTCGACGACACGGTGCATTTTCTCAGCAAATACCTGCGCGCCCGGCGCGAACAGGGCAAGTCGCCGCAAGACGCGGTGCGTTATTCCTTTCACACCGTCGGCACGGCGCTGTGGGTGACCTCACTCGCGCTCACCGCAGGCTTTCTGGCGCTGACTTTTTCCGGTTTCACCATGAACGTGCATCTGGGAATGCTGACTACGATTTCCATTGTGTCTGCGCTCGCCGCAGATTTTTTCTTTCTACCTGCATTATTAATCAAACTTGAGGAGACTCATCATGAACAAACTGCTTAA
- a CDS encoding TetR/AcrR family transcriptional regulator, with protein MKQTLHSADEIKKQIVDQAFERFGRFGFGKTTMAEIAGDCDMSAGNLYRYFKSKEEIGAQCARTCMGEKLDLLRDIVRRPGITAAARLKCYVIEILHAMNAAFADRPLQMELVDHISEARWDIVLDYLNKEASLLAEILAEGNRTGEFDIADIMQTAKLVQAACIKFTTPRFVSGLPLEQLEQEARGVMDLLLTGLNKR; from the coding sequence ATGAAACAGACTTTACACAGCGCAGACGAGATCAAGAAGCAGATCGTGGACCAGGCCTTCGAGCGCTTCGGTCGCTTCGGTTTCGGCAAGACCACCATGGCGGAGATCGCCGGGGATTGCGATATGTCTGCGGGCAACCTCTACCGTTACTTCAAGAGCAAGGAAGAGATCGGGGCGCAATGCGCGCGTACCTGCATGGGCGAAAAACTGGACCTTCTGCGCGACATCGTGCGTCGTCCGGGCATCACGGCGGCGGCGCGGCTAAAATGCTATGTGATTGAAATTCTTCATGCGATGAACGCGGCCTTTGCGGATCGTCCGTTGCAAATGGAGCTGGTCGATCATATCTCCGAGGCGCGCTGGGACATCGTTCTCGACTATCTGAACAAAGAGGCTTCCCTGCTGGCGGAAATTCTGGCGGAGGGCAACCGCACGGGCGAATTTGATATCGCCGATATCATGCAGACGGCAAAGCTGGTGCAGGCGGCTTGCATCAAGTTCACAACCCCGCGCTTTGTATCGGGTTTGCCTCTCGAACAGCTGGAACAGGAGGCGCGCGGCGTCATGGACCTCTTGCTGACGGGACTGAACAAACGATAA
- a CDS encoding outer membrane lipoprotein-sorting protein — protein MMTIVTALALLPLAPAFAESPEEKGLAIAVEDDRRDNGFGDYVADMVMTLKNKQGESSTRHIRSHNLEVENDGDKSLVVFDRPRDVKGTALLNFSHKTGVDDQWLFLPALKRVKRISSANKSGSFMGSEFAYEDVTSQEVEKYTYKWLRDETLEGMDSFVIERIPAYEHSGYSRQEVWIDKKEYRLLKIDYYDRKQSLLKTLVYSGYNQYLDRFWYPDRMYMENHQTGKNTLLEWSDYKFGNGYTDRDFDKNSLKRAR, from the coding sequence ATCATGACAATCGTAACCGCGCTGGCCCTCCTCCCGCTCGCCCCGGCCTTCGCCGAAAGCCCGGAAGAAAAGGGACTCGCCATCGCCGTCGAGGACGACCGCCGCGACAATGGTTTTGGCGATTACGTCGCCGATATGGTGATGACCCTGAAGAACAAACAGGGCGAGTCCAGCACGCGCCATATTCGCTCGCACAATCTGGAAGTGGAAAACGACGGCGACAAATCCCTCGTCGTCTTCGACCGACCGCGCGACGTGAAGGGCACCGCCCTGCTCAATTTCTCGCACAAGACCGGCGTGGACGACCAATGGCTCTTTCTACCTGCGCTAAAGCGAGTCAAGCGCATCAGCTCCGCCAACAAGTCCGGCTCCTTCATGGGAAGCGAGTTTGCTTACGAGGACGTGACCAGTCAGGAGGTTGAAAAATACACTTACAAATGGTTGCGCGATGAAACGCTCGAGGGCATGGACAGTTTCGTGATCGAACGCATTCCCGCTTACGAGCATTCGGGCTATTCGAGACAGGAGGTCTGGATCGATAAAAAGGAATATCGCCTGCTCAAGATCGACTACTACGACCGCAAGCAATCGCTACTTAAAACCCTCGTCTATTCCGGCTATAATCAGTATCTGGATCGTTTCTGGTACCCGGACAGGATGTATATGGAGAACCACCAGACGGGCAAGAACACTCTGCTGGAATGGTCCGATTATAAATTCGGCAACGGTTACACCGACCGCGATTTTGACAAGAACTCGCTCAAGCGCGCGCGCTGA
- a CDS encoding flagellar assembly protein FliW, giving the protein MQFETVRFGLIEFDEEDVLEFPVGIYGFEREQRFVLVPFDPNIDCPLQWLQSLTTPGLAFVVTDPYAFMPDYRWSLSLEEERQVDKDGADEISVLIIVTVPDAYTDMTGNFLAPLVINPRTRLARQVVLTTVEYDTRHYLLPDEVRAGAKIAAE; this is encoded by the coding sequence ATGCAATTCGAAACGGTCCGCTTTGGACTCATAGAATTTGACGAAGAAGATGTTCTGGAATTTCCCGTGGGTATTTACGGCTTCGAGCGCGAACAGAGGTTTGTGCTGGTTCCCTTCGATCCCAATATCGACTGTCCCCTGCAATGGTTGCAGTCGCTGACCACGCCGGGTCTGGCTTTTGTGGTGACGGACCCTTACGCTTTCATGCCGGACTACCGTTGGTCGCTTTCGCTTGAAGAGGAGCGGCAGGTGGATAAGGATGGGGCGGACGAGATCAGCGTTCTGATCATCGTGACGGTGCCGGACGCTTACACGGACATGACGGGCAATTTTCTGGCTCCGCTGGTTATCAACCCTCGCACGCGACTGGCGCGGCAGGTGGTGTTGACGACTGTGGAGTACGACACGCGACACTATCTCCTGCCTGACGAAGTGCGCGCCGGGGCGAAGATCGCCGCGGAGTGA
- a CDS encoding RHS repeat-associated core domain-containing protein — MENETRSTGTAHRNRLKYTGRENDYATGLYYYRARYYDPEVGRFLTEDPMGFAAGINFYAYVNNNPINANDPSGNFAVLADWIVDHYLRNENNPSVDIITASKSWNERDDDQEYFHQIGLGNEGNRVFTSPDGHGEAVFDINAQLVSDAVNKGTYNYYSAEESPIMHAVADVAPSVVFGNGLDDPRSFFDRVGDAFDVGMKWLEDAFSPEEDLIEQSYGGDEMEAGYYFD; from the coding sequence ATCGAGAACGAAACGCGCAGTACTGGAACCGCGCATCGCAATCGACTAAAATACACGGGACGCGAGAACGACTACGCCACGGGCTTATACTATTACAGAGCGCGCTACTACGACCCCGAAGTCGGCCGCTTCCTCACCGAAGACCCGATGGGCTTCGCCGCTGGTATCAACTTCTACGCCTACGTCAACAACAACCCGATCAATGCGAACGATCCGAGTGGGAATTTTGCTGTACTGGCGGATTGGATTGTAGATCATTATTTAAGAAATGAGAATAATCCCTCGGTTGATATTATTACTGCGTCTAAATCTTGGAATGAACGAGATGACGACCAAGAATATTTCCATCAAATTGGATTAGGAAATGAAGGGAATCGTGTATTTACTTCTCCCGACGGGCATGGCGAGGCAGTATTTGACATTAACGCTCAATTGGTGAGTGACGCAGTTAATAAGGGAACATATAATTATTATTCTGCTGAAGAATCTCCCATAATGCACGCTGTCGCCGATGTGGCTCCCAGTGTTGTTTTCGGAAATGGTCTCGATGATCCCCGGTCATTCTTTGATCGTGTCGGCGATGCATTCGACGTTGGAATGAAATGGCTTGAAGATGCTTTTTCACCCGAAGAAGATCTTATCGAGCAAAGTTATGGCGGGGATGAGATGGAAGCGGGATATTATTTCGATTAA
- a CDS encoding DUF4145 domain-containing protein, producing the protein MSINRKECNPYFQLDGSLNWKCPTCRKSILKIKAETFHFEQTLHSRNYQLHNDSLPNDIRYVYSCLLECTNPSCKEIVSNTGIGCVDHDMVDDIDGNPENVLVDFFTAKYFSPNLKLFNYPKKIPDNVKDELEKSFALFFCDYSSSGNHMRTALENLLTYLKIKKSTTSNGKRKYLALHNRIELLPRKYQEIQDLLFAIKWLGNAGSHSGKQVTSDDILDAYELMEELLAEVFTQKRENMKNLAKKINRNKGPIKSKKWW; encoded by the coding sequence ATGAGTATTAATAGAAAAGAATGTAATCCCTACTTTCAGCTTGACGGATCATTAAACTGGAAATGTCCAACATGCAGAAAAAGCATATTAAAAATAAAAGCTGAAACATTTCATTTCGAACAAACGCTACATTCTCGTAATTATCAACTACACAATGACTCGTTACCTAACGATATTCGTTATGTATATTCTTGCTTGCTTGAGTGCACAAACCCATCATGCAAAGAAATAGTATCCAATACCGGAATTGGATGTGTTGACCATGATATGGTCGATGACATAGACGGAAATCCTGAAAATGTTCTAGTCGATTTTTTTACCGCAAAGTACTTTTCACCAAACCTCAAGCTATTCAATTACCCAAAGAAAATTCCCGACAACGTAAAAGATGAATTAGAAAAATCCTTCGCACTATTTTTTTGTGATTATTCGTCTTCAGGAAATCACATGCGCACTGCCCTCGAAAATCTACTGACCTACTTGAAAATAAAAAAATCTACAACTTCTAATGGGAAGCGAAAATACTTGGCGTTGCACAATAGAATAGAGCTACTCCCTAGAAAATACCAAGAGATTCAAGACCTGTTGTTTGCAATAAAATGGCTTGGTAATGCTGGAAGCCACAGCGGCAAGCAAGTGACGTCTGATGACATACTTGATGCCTATGAACTTATGGAAGAACTTCTAGCTGAGGTATTCACTCAAAAGAGAGAAAACATGAAAAACCTTGCAAAAAAGATCAATAGAAATAAAGGGCCTATTAAATCAAAAAAATGGTGGTGA
- a CDS encoding class I SAM-dependent methyltransferase, translating to MLNSLLLKLRQVFFPNSRQFWEGRYALGGHSGGGSYGLLAEFKAEILNGFVARHAIQSVVEFGCGDGAQLSLADYPKYTGLDVASTAVSLCSDRFANDPSKNFLLYDADSFDPASLRADLALSLDVIYHLVEDAVYEGYLDHLFATAERFVIVYSSNHDERGAWFERHIRHRPVTRDILARFPDWRLLEEIPNRYPWNGNSAEGSFANFYIFQKSGEASVTLDP from the coding sequence TTGCTGAACTCTCTCTTATTGAAATTGCGGCAGGTGTTTTTTCCCAATTCGCGTCAATTCTGGGAGGGGCGCTATGCGCTGGGCGGGCATTCGGGGGGTGGGTCTTACGGCTTGCTGGCGGAGTTCAAGGCAGAAATCCTCAACGGCTTCGTCGCGCGTCACGCTATCCAGTCGGTGGTCGAGTTCGGTTGCGGCGACGGCGCTCAATTGTCTCTCGCTGACTATCCAAAGTATACAGGGCTGGACGTGGCGTCGACTGCTGTCTCGCTGTGTTCGGATCGCTTCGCCAACGATCCTTCCAAAAATTTTCTCTTATACGATGCGGATTCCTTCGATCCGGCATCGCTTCGCGCCGATCTGGCTTTGTCGCTGGACGTGATCTATCACCTCGTCGAGGATGCGGTTTACGAGGGCTATCTCGATCATCTGTTCGCGACGGCTGAGCGTTTCGTCATCGTCTATTCGAGCAATCACGACGAGCGCGGGGCCTGGTTCGAGCGTCACATCCGGCATCGTCCGGTGACGCGGGATATTCTTGCGCGCTTCCCGGACTGGCGCTTGTTGGAGGAGATCCCGAACCGCTATCCCTGGAACGGCAACTCGGCGGAGGGTTCCTTTGCCAATTTCTACATCTTCCAAAAATCCGGCGAGGCCAGCGTGACGCTGGACCCGTAA
- a CDS encoding putative toxin-antitoxin system toxin component, PIN family has product MWRKKRWHGLVRIVLDSNILISALLSPKGPPGQLVRLWLEGKFELLTSKAQIEDLRRVFDYPKIHSRISSEQAADFLNHIDAMATVLDGLPLVELSPDPDDNVILATAIKAKADCIVSGDRSDLLSLKEAEGIPVITARRALDRCTSP; this is encoded by the coding sequence ATCTGGCGCAAGAAGCGGTGGCATGGACTCGTGCGCATCGTTCTTGACAGCAACATTCTGATCTCTGCGCTACTTTCCCCAAAAGGTCCGCCCGGTCAGCTTGTTCGACTTTGGCTTGAGGGTAAATTCGAACTCTTGACCTCCAAAGCTCAAATTGAGGATTTACGGCGTGTTTTCGACTATCCTAAAATACATTCGCGCATTTCTTCCGAACAGGCCGCAGATTTTCTAAACCATATCGATGCAATGGCTACGGTTCTGGACGGCCTGCCTCTTGTTGAACTGTCCCCGGACCCGGATGACAATGTTATTCTCGCAACAGCAATCAAAGCCAAAGCGGATTGCATCGTGAGCGGCGACCGATCCGATTTACTGTCATTGAAGGAGGCAGAGGGCATCCCTGTCATCACAGCTCGCCGCGCTTTGGATCGTTGTACAAGTCCGTAA
- a CDS encoding sel1 repeat family protein has translation MPQLILILFILGFMYTNGQSVSQDDKEAVTWFGKIAGQGEAFVQYTLGVMYYKGQFVAQDDREAVKWFRKAAEQGHAQAQTDLGWSYLDGQGVAQDDKEAVKWFRKAAEQGHAPAQSRLGWSYLDGQGVAQDDKEAVKWFRKAAEQEYAPAQFKLGLIYANGQGVAQDDREAVAWFRKAAEQKIVLAQFQLGLMYANGQGVAQDLIQAHKFSNIAGANGNNLGRINKDVLELKMTPDQIAEAKKLAREWMETHK, from the coding sequence ATGCCTCAACTGATATTGATCCTTTTTATCCTTGGCTTTATGTATACCAATGGGCAAAGCGTTTCTCAGGATGACAAAGAAGCTGTTACGTGGTTTGGAAAAATAGCTGGACAGGGAGAGGCTTTTGTCCAATACACACTAGGCGTGATGTATTACAAAGGACAATTCGTTGCTCAAGATGACAGAGAAGCTGTCAAGTGGTTTCGTAAAGCCGCTGAACAGGGGCATGCCCAAGCCCAAACAGACCTTGGGTGGAGTTATTTAGATGGGCAAGGCGTTGCTCAGGATGACAAAGAAGCTGTTAAATGGTTTCGCAAAGCCGCTGAACAGGGACATGCCCCAGCCCAATCAAGGCTTGGGTGGAGTTATTTAGATGGGCAAGGCGTTGCTCAGGATGACAAAGAAGCTGTTAAATGGTTTCGCAAAGCCGCTGAACAGGAATATGCCCCAGCCCAATTCAAACTTGGCCTGATATATGCCAATGGACAAGGTGTTGCTCAAGATGACAGAGAAGCTGTCGCGTGGTTTCGCAAAGCCGCTGAACAGAAAATTGTATTAGCTCAATTCCAACTTGGCTTGATGTATGCCAATGGACAAGGCGTTGCCCAAGATTTGATCCAGGCCCATAAGTTTTCTAATATCGCAGGGGCTAACGGAAATAATCTGGGAAGAATTAACAAGGACGTTCTCGAATTGAAAATGACTCCAGATCAAATAGCCGAAGCGAAAAAATTAGCAAGGGAGTGGATGGAAACTCACAAATAA